The Triticum aestivum cultivar Chinese Spring chromosome 7B, IWGSC CS RefSeq v2.1, whole genome shotgun sequence genome window below encodes:
- the LOC123155505 gene encoding uncharacterized protein At5g39570 — protein sequence MATAYNLRSRDEPDDFDEFDSTPYGGGYDLFATFGRPLPPSDETCYPCSAPSTSYDAPHYAAEEPSPYAHHQKPQPAYGFRPQNEQQQQPSYGREDDSGYGSRPKPKPQPAYGFRPQAEEQRPSYGGGGEDDSGYGSKPQPAYGFRPQQEEQPSYGSGYGSKPQRSEEDTYGSGYGRKPQQEEPAYGSGYGSGYGRKPQAEESYGSGYGNTTQPEEGYGSGYGSKPQVEQTYGGSEYGSGYGRKPQVEESYGSGYGSRPQGGGEEYGSAGYGGRKTEEEGYGGSGYGSGRKVQGEDEGAYGSGGYQKPKPYGEETQGSYGGGYGGGNYGRKKQDDDSDDEKKNRYAKRDDSDDEKKERYEKHHHHRRHNYDD from the exons ATGGCGACCGCCTACAACCTCAGGTCCCGCGACGAGCCGGACGACTTCGACGAGTTCGACTCCACGCCCTACGGCGGCGGCTACGACCTCTTCGCCACCTTCGGCCGCCCGCTCCCGCCCTCCGACGAGACCTGCTACCCCTGCTCCGCCCCCTCCACCTCCTACGACGCGCCCCACTACGCCGCCGAGGAGCCCTCCCCCTACGCCCACCACCAGAAGCCCCAGCCCGCCTACGGCTTCCGCCCCCAgaacgagcagcagcagcagccctccTACGGCCGCGAGGATGACTCCGGCTACGGATCCAGGCCCAAGCCCAAGCCCCAGCCCGCATACGGCTTCCGCCCTCAGGCGGAGGAGCAGCGCCCGTcctacggcggcggcggggaggacgaCTCCGGCTACGGATCCAAGCCGCAGCCCGCCTACGGCTTCCGCCCCCAGCAGGAGGAGCAGCCGTCCTACGGCTCCGGCTACGGGTCCAAGCCCCAGCGCTCCGAGGAGGACACCTACGGATCTGGCTACGGCCGGAAGCCGCAGCAGGAGGAGCCCGCCTACGGGTCCGGGTACGGCTCCGGCTACGGGAGGAAGCCGCAGGCCGAGGAGAGCTACGGATCTGGGTACGGGAACACGACGCAGCCGGAGGAGGGCTACGGCTCCGGCTACGGGTCCAAGCCGCAGGTGGAGCAGACCTACGGCGGATCGGAGTACGGCTCTGGCTACGGAAGGAAGCCGCAGGTGGAGGAGAGCTATGGGTCGGGGTACGGAAGCAGGCCGCAGGGAGGGGGAGAGGAGTATGGTAGCGCTGGGTATGGTGGGAGGAAGACTGAGGAGGAGGGCTATGGTGGCTCTGGGTATGGATCTGGGAGGAAGGTGCAAGGGGAGGATGAAGGTGCGTACGGCTCTGGTGGGTACCAGAAGCCCAAGCCGTATGGAGAGGAGACCCAGGGTTCATATGGTGGTGGGTACGGCGGGGGAAACTATGGCCGCAAGAAGCAG GATGATGACTCTGATGACGAGAAGAAGAACCGTTACGCCAAGCGCGATGACTCCGATGATGAGAAGAAGGAGCGTTAcgagaagcaccaccaccaccgccgccacaacTACGACGACTAA
- the LOC123161451 gene encoding protein FATTY ACID EXPORT 5, which produces MHDFCFTIPYGFAVLAGGLLGYLRRGSTASLAGGAGVGGLLLLAGFVSLKAFEKRRNSYLALALETLCALALTFVMGQRYLETSKIMPASVVAGLSVLMSAFYLFKIATGGNHFSPKKE; this is translated from the exons ATGCACGACTTCTGCTTCACGATCCCCTACGGGTTCGCGGTCCTGGCCGGCGGCCTGCTGGGCTACCTCCGCCGCGGCAGCACCGCCTCCctggcgggcggcgccggcgtgggcgggcttctcctcctggcagggtTCGTCAGCCTCAAGGCCTTCGAGAAGCGCCGCAACTCctacctcgccctcgcgctcgagACCC TTTGCGCACTGGCCTTGACTTTTGTTATGGGGCAGAGATACCTTGAAACTTCAAAGATAATGCCGGCTAGTGTTGTTGCTGGCCTCAG TGTTCTGATGTCGGCATTCTATCTATTCAAAATTGCTACCGGTGGCAACCATTTCTCGCCAAAGAAAGAGTAG